The proteins below are encoded in one region of Lactuca sativa cultivar Salinas chromosome 3, Lsat_Salinas_v11, whole genome shotgun sequence:
- the LOC111882344 gene encoding nitrate regulatory gene2 protein, with amino-acid sequence MGCVGSKPEESPAVALCRQRCTFLDEAIHQRYALAEAHLAYCHSLKNVGVSLHRFFDIHSSAAVHGHGGDTPPSPVLNLPPQRKGESSKPPVTAPVHHHQHQHHDHSHSNSGSSHLHFHSDSDEDSEDDDGSIHLHSVNGGSPLHQHRHRPYENVTYNDQHDTASSSYPPPFYPPSGYPPSGYLPSGFPPSNYPPAGYPPSGYPPAGYPPSGYPPAGYPPPDYPPAGYAPEGYAPGRYTMNFMRKQPTPSVVYQQRPMSPETIHYGEASSSSSYYNNNYNYQNPNSSSYNNNYSNYGEFFGSSSRQPPYGGVSSPPVLQAEASSSNSKPSPPPPPPPPPSSSWDFLNPFETFESYYPPYTPSRDSREVREEEGIPDLEDEDYFQEEVVKEIHSSIPKFVDSGGGGGGGGGGGGSGGKGDSKKAAVVDEDSEKSSGGELHYRSGPTVVEDEPVEFEVHVVDKEETSRSEKPLADFKSDSEVVREIQVQFDRASESGNELAKMLEVGKVPHNRKHAAYQVPSKMLNVFSPSLAIAASKYTSAETTDPSNLDAGIDLRTKSQHLSSTLHKLYLWEKKLFEEVKIEEKMRLLHEEKNRRLKRLDEKGAEPHKVDATRTLVRSLSTKIRIAIQVVDKISEQINRLRDDELWPQLNDFIQGLTRMWRSMLECHHSQTRAIGAAKRLDAIASHKHSSDDSLEATLQLEHELLNWTLRFSCWFGAQKGFVTSLNNWLLKCLLYIPEETADGPVPFSPSRIGAPTVFIICNQWAQAMERISDKEVVESMRDFVRIVLQLWERDKQEMRRRLVMHKNMERKVKDLEREDVKIHKELQVLDKRIVVGSSGDDNGISAVYQSETSKSVGAQTNLRLVFEAMERFTAASLKACEELLQRIEEDKISREQEKVL; translated from the exons ATGGGCTGTGTGGGTTCCAAGCCCGAGGAGTCACCGGCGGTGGCGCTCTGCAGGCAGAGATGCACCTTCCTCGACGAAGCGATCCACCAACGCTACGCTCTTGCGGAAGCTCATTTAGCTTATTGTCACTCTCTCAAGAACGTCGGTGTTTCGCTCCATCGTTTCTTTGATATCCACTCCTCCGCCGCCGTGCACGGTCACGGTGGTGATACTCCTCCGTCTCCGGTGCTTAACCTTCCTCCTCAAAGGAAGGGAGAGTCTTCCAAGCCGCCCGTTACTGCGCCTGTTCATCatcatcagcatcagcatcatgATCATTCGCATTCAAATTCTGGCTCATCTCACCTTCACTTTCACTCTGATTCCGATGAAGATTCCGAGGACGATGACGGTTCCATTCATTTACACTCAGTAAATGGGGGTTCTCCGTTGCATCAACATCGGCATCGGCCGTACGAAAATGTAACATATAATGATCAGCATGATACAGCAAGTTCTTCTTATCCTCCCCCCTTTTATCCCCCTTCTGGTTATCCTCCTTCCGGTTATCTTCCGTCAGGTTTTCCTCCATCAAACTACCCCCCTGCCGGTTACCCACCGTCAGGTTATCCCCCTGCCGGTTATCCTCCATCAGGCTACCCACCGGCCGGTTATCCCCCGCCAGATTATCCACCGGCGGGTTATGCTCCGGAAGGTTATGCTCCTGGTCGTTACACGATGAATTTTATGAGAAAGCAACCGACTCCGTCTGTAGTGTACCAGCAACGGCCAATGAGTCCGGAGACTATACATTACGGTGAAGCTTCTTCCTCATCATCctattataacaacaattataattatcaaaaccctaattcttcctCATATAACAACAATTACTCTAACTACGGTGAGTTTTTCGGTTCTTCTTCTCGACAACCTCCATATGGTGGCGTCTCATCGCCGCCGGTTTTACAGGCAGAAGCATCATCTTCTAACTCAAAACCTTCTCCACCTCCTCCCCCTCCCCCGCCACCAAGCTCCTCGTGGGACTTCTTAAATCCATTCGAGACCTTCGAGAGCTATTATCCTCCCTATACACCAAGTCGCGATTCAAGAGAGGTGAGAGAAGAAGAGGGTATTCCTGATTTGGAAGACGAAGATTACTTCCAGGAAGAAGTCGTCAAGGAAATACATTCTTCAATCCCAAAGTTCGTTGAtagtggaggcggtggtggtggtggtggtggtggcggtggaagTGGGGGTAAAGGTGATTCAAAGAAGGCGGCTGTCGTTGATGAAGATAGTGAGAAAAGTTCCGGTGGTGAGTTGCATTACAGAAGTGGCCCAACTGTGGTAGAAGACGAACCAGTGGAATTTGAAGTTCATGTGGTTGATAAAGAAGAAACATCTAGATCGGAAAAACCTCTTGCTGACTTTAAAAGCGATTCCGAAGTGGTGAGAGAAATTCAAGTCCAGTTTGATCGAGCTTCAGAATCCGGCAATGAGCTAGCTAAGATGCTTGAGGTCGGAAAAGTTCCACACAACAGAAAACACGCCGCCTATCAAGTTCCCTCAAAGATGTTGAACGTCTTTTCACCATCATTAGCAATCGCAGCTTCTAAATACACATCTGCAGAAACCACCGATCCTTCCAACTTAGATGCTGGTATAGATTTAAGAACAAAGTCTCAACATCTTTCATCCACCTTACATAAGCTCTATCTCTGGGAAAAGAAATTGTTCGAGGAAGTTAAG ATTGAAGAGAAAATGAGATTACTCCATGAAGAAAAGAACAGAAGACTAAAACGTTTAGATGAAAAAGGTGCAGAACCACACAAAGTTGATGCTACAAGAACTTTAGTCAGAAGTCTTTCAACCAAAATCAGAATTGCAATTCAAGTAGTCGATAAGATCTCTGAGCAAATAAACCGATTAAGAGACGATGAGTTATGGCCACAGCTAAATGACTTCATTCAAGG TTTAACAAGAATGTGGAGGTCAATGCTGGAGTGTCACCATAGTCAAACTCGAGCAATTGGAGCTGCTAAAAGACTAGACGCGATTGCATCTCACAAACATTCCAGTGATGATAGTCTTGAAGCCACATTACAACTTGAACATGAACTTTTAAACTGGACTCTTAGATTCTCTTGTTGGTTTGGAGCACAAAAGGGATTTGTGACATCATTAAACAACTGGCTTCTAAAATGTCTTCTCTACATCCCTGAAGAAACAGCAGATGGACCTGTTCCATTTTCCCCTTCAAGAATCGGAGCTCCAACTGTGTTCATAATATGCAACCAATGGGCACAAGCAATGGAAAGGATTTCAGATAAAGAAGTGGTGGAATCCATGAGGGATTTTGTGAGGATTGTGCTTCAGTTATGGGAAAGGGATAAGCAGGAAATGAGAAGGAGGCTTGTGATGCATAAGAATATGGAGAGGAAAGTTAAGGATTTGGAGAGGGAGGATGTGAAGATTCATAAGGAGTTGCAGGTTCTTGATAAAAGAATTG